A window from Pseudomonas kribbensis encodes these proteins:
- a CDS encoding fumarylacetoacetate hydrolase family protein has translation MAVQVVRFEYQNTVQWGRIHNQRITPVSGQYATTGEFIRQVSIEQLRDLKSPTLELNQVRLLSPVTRNQQFVCQGANYRQHMIESGMDPDAKSYNMMFTKAASCICPADSDLIKPRHVRFLDYEIELGLVMRSDINGPVQIDDSNLHQFVAGLVIVNDYSARDIQIPQMQFYKGKSFRTFGPVGPYLCLLEANQMHYLKALQLRLTVNDQLRQDDNTANMVYTPAQTLTELSAVQDLAAGDLIATGTPAGCALAIPSPATQRIAALLPEALKWKLFLKAQASRERYLKPGDRVEARIRSADGIVDLGVQRNLVVEQD, from the coding sequence ATGGCTGTGCAGGTTGTCCGTTTCGAATATCAGAACACCGTCCAATGGGGACGTATTCACAATCAGCGCATCACGCCCGTTTCTGGGCAATACGCGACAACCGGCGAGTTCATCCGGCAAGTCAGCATCGAGCAGTTGCGCGACCTGAAGAGCCCGACACTCGAACTCAATCAAGTGCGGCTGCTCTCCCCGGTCACCCGCAACCAGCAGTTTGTCTGTCAGGGTGCCAACTACCGTCAGCACATGATCGAGTCCGGGATGGATCCGGACGCCAAGTCGTACAACATGATGTTTACCAAGGCAGCCAGTTGCATTTGCCCGGCCGACAGCGACCTGATCAAGCCACGCCATGTCCGCTTTCTCGACTACGAGATTGAACTGGGCCTGGTCATGCGCAGCGACATCAACGGCCCGGTCCAGATTGACGACAGCAACCTGCACCAGTTCGTGGCCGGACTGGTCATCGTCAATGACTATTCGGCGAGGGACATCCAGATTCCGCAGATGCAGTTCTACAAAGGCAAAAGCTTCCGCACCTTCGGTCCGGTCGGACCTTATTTGTGTCTGTTGGAAGCCAACCAGATGCATTACCTCAAGGCCTTGCAGCTGCGCCTGACCGTCAACGACCAACTGCGCCAAGACGACAATACCGCGAACATGGTTTACACCCCTGCGCAGACCCTGACAGAACTGTCTGCCGTGCAAGACCTCGCGGCCGGAGACCTGATTGCCACAGGCACTCCCGCCGGCTGTGCGCTGGCCATTCCATCACCCGCCACCCAGCGCATTGCCGCCCTGCTGCCCGAGGCCCTCAAGTGGAAACTGTTTCTGAAGGCCCAGGCTAGCCGCGAGCGCTACCTCAAGCCGGGCGACAGGGTTGAGGCGCGAATCCGCAGCGCGGACGGCATTGTCGATCTGGGTGTCCAACGCAATCTTGTCGTCGAGCAAGACTGA
- a CDS encoding VOC family protein: MKLNPAQPARHDAPTVRARALTHLIFERPDLERTERFLQDFGLLTVLRNADLLLLRGTGPTPYCYRVHRGKKPRFIGFGLSVGSRADLERLSLLPQASPIMPCDHPGGGEQVILRDPSGFLVEALHGQSVVGARPHRPALPLNLGDSVVRVNATQRPPMVPPEIIRLGHLVLEVADFQRTCAWYTQHFGFIPSDVQLLPDGSPAVAFLRLNLGDTPADHHTLALAQGFMPAYSHSAYEVVDLDAVGMGQKVLRDRGWRHAWGIGRHILGSQIFDYWQDPFGDKHEHYCDGDRFTADQPTGLHSVSAAAMSQWGESMPRSFTKPKLTPANVLSLFRHLRRSPDLSVRKLITLARLFA; this comes from the coding sequence GTGAAGCTCAATCCCGCACAGCCAGCACGCCACGACGCTCCCACCGTACGCGCTCGCGCACTGACTCATCTGATTTTCGAACGGCCGGATCTGGAACGGACCGAGCGCTTTCTTCAGGACTTCGGGCTGCTGACGGTTCTGCGCAATGCGGATCTGCTGCTTTTGCGTGGCACCGGACCGACGCCCTATTGCTATCGCGTACATCGCGGCAAGAAGCCACGTTTTATTGGTTTCGGTCTGAGTGTCGGTTCGCGCGCAGACCTGGAGCGTCTGAGCTTGCTACCACAAGCCTCACCCATCATGCCGTGCGATCACCCCGGCGGTGGCGAACAAGTCATCTTGCGCGACCCGTCGGGTTTTCTCGTCGAGGCCCTTCATGGTCAGTCAGTGGTTGGCGCCCGGCCCCATCGCCCGGCCTTGCCGCTCAACCTCGGGGATAGCGTGGTGCGCGTCAATGCAACCCAGCGTCCGCCAATGGTTCCCCCGGAGATCATTCGCCTTGGCCATCTCGTGCTGGAAGTGGCGGACTTCCAGCGCACCTGCGCCTGGTACACACAACACTTCGGATTCATTCCCAGCGACGTGCAGTTGCTGCCTGACGGTTCGCCGGCGGTGGCCTTCCTGCGTCTGAATCTGGGCGACACGCCAGCCGACCATCACACGCTGGCCTTGGCCCAGGGATTCATGCCGGCCTACAGCCATAGCGCTTATGAGGTGGTCGACCTGGACGCCGTCGGCATGGGCCAGAAGGTTCTTCGGGATCGGGGTTGGCGCCATGCCTGGGGTATTGGCCGGCATATTCTTGGAAGCCAGATCTTCGATTACTGGCAGGACCCGTTCGGCGACAAGCACGAGCACTATTGTGATGGTGACCGGTTCACTGCCGACCAGCCCACAGGTCTGCACAGTGTCAGTGCAGCGGCGATGTCCCAGTGGGGCGAATCCATGCCCAGAAGTTTTACCAAACCGAAACTGACACCGGCGAATGTTCTTTCCTTGTTCCGCCATCTTCGCCGCAGTCCGGATCTGAGCGTGCGCAAGCTGATCACACTGGCACGCCTGTTCGCCTGA
- a CDS encoding OprD family porin, protein MNKYFVLTTLVAMSSSLQANDFISDSSAKLTLRNFYYDRDYRDGSGQSQAQEWAQGFIFNYASGYTEGTIGLGLNAVGMLGVKLDSGPGRTGTGILAYNASTHEVADDYSKFGLAAKARYSKTEVQLGTLQPLMPVLLANTMRLFPPLLRGGYLTSKEMDGLTLHVAHLDRIKYRDSTDFEPMAIANPNRRFKAGATSNDLNIVGADYNWSKTLTTRYYHATLNDLYEQDYIDLVHFLDLGHSRLKTDLRYFNSRENGNEKAGAVDNQTLSSLFTWLAGAHSLGVGYMQLTGDTALPYVSGTSVNVNTEGALVSEFVNPNERVMQIRYDYDFAALGIPGLRGMWRYIKGDHIELPGDAVGSKERERGIELSYVIQSGTFKDVAFRIRQADYNSDFARNVGELRVNVDYSVQLW, encoded by the coding sequence ATGAATAAATATTTCGTACTGACGACCCTCGTCGCCATGAGTTCATCCTTGCAGGCAAATGACTTCATCAGCGATAGCTCTGCAAAACTGACGTTACGCAACTTCTATTACGATAGGGATTATCGCGATGGCAGTGGCCAGTCCCAGGCACAAGAGTGGGCACAGGGTTTCATATTCAACTATGCCTCGGGCTATACCGAAGGCACGATCGGTTTGGGTTTGAATGCCGTCGGAATGCTCGGCGTGAAGCTTGATTCAGGCCCTGGTAGAACCGGCACCGGAATACTGGCGTATAACGCCTCGACTCACGAAGTTGCAGATGATTATTCCAAATTCGGCCTGGCTGCCAAGGCGCGCTACTCAAAGACAGAGGTGCAACTGGGCACACTGCAACCCTTGATGCCTGTGTTGCTGGCTAACACCATGCGGTTGTTCCCGCCTTTACTGCGGGGGGGCTACCTGACGTCCAAAGAAATGGATGGGTTAACGTTGCATGTTGCGCATCTGGATCGCATCAAATATCGCGACTCCACTGATTTTGAACCCATGGCAATCGCCAATCCCAACCGCCGATTCAAGGCCGGGGCGACCTCAAACGATTTGAATATTGTCGGGGCTGACTACAACTGGTCGAAAACCCTTACTACCCGCTATTACCACGCCACCCTTAACGATCTGTATGAGCAGGACTATATCGACCTGGTGCATTTCCTGGACCTTGGGCACAGCCGTTTAAAGACCGATTTACGTTATTTCAACAGTCGTGAAAACGGCAATGAAAAAGCGGGAGCCGTCGATAACCAAACGTTGAGCAGTTTGTTTACGTGGCTGGCGGGTGCTCATTCCCTGGGCGTGGGTTACATGCAACTCACGGGCGATACGGCCCTGCCCTACGTTTCAGGTACGAGTGTCAACGTCAACACCGAAGGCGCATTGGTCTCCGAGTTCGTTAATCCCAACGAGCGTGTGATGCAAATCCGGTACGACTACGACTTTGCGGCTTTAGGCATTCCCGGGCTGCGCGGTATGTGGCGCTACATCAAGGGCGATCACATTGAACTGCCGGGCGATGCCGTCGGCAGCAAAGAGCGTGAACGTGGAATCGAGCTCTCCTACGTGATTCAAAGCGGCACGTTCAAGGATGTGGCATTCAGGATTCGTCAAGCCGACTACAACAGTGACTTTGCGCGTAACGTCGGCGAGTTGAGGGTCAATGTGGATTACTCTGTCCAATTGTGGTGA
- a CDS encoding amidohydrolase family protein, which translates to MKRRDFLNATGVAISTGAVMSVMPAVASTAAPFSDGMINANARRIDVHHHFVPDFWAADLAKNGGDPSGWKMPAWNPVSDIEFMDSLGIDMAMLSLTAPGVAGWKGQAALDMARRVNEYAAQLASDHKGRFGSFVTLPMQDIEGALKELEHAMTVLKAEGVILLSNYDGLYLGDAHFDPVWQALEAYKAVVLIHPTQPRLELIPGIPGPTADYPFDTTRAALSLLANRVPAKYPDVKIILSHAGGFIPYGADRFAQSLGNLGLGFTPQELISQMQNFYFDTALSASATVLPSLMAFARPGHVLFGSDIPYAINDKVKWFTRNLDTYQGFSKGQLSAINRQSGLTLFPHLKN; encoded by the coding sequence ATGAAACGCAGAGACTTCCTGAACGCTACAGGCGTAGCCATTTCCACAGGTGCTGTCATGTCCGTAATGCCTGCCGTCGCTTCTACCGCTGCACCGTTTTCGGATGGAATGATCAACGCGAATGCCCGGCGCATTGACGTACACCATCACTTCGTTCCGGATTTCTGGGCTGCCGACCTGGCTAAAAATGGCGGCGATCCGTCAGGCTGGAAAATGCCAGCCTGGAACCCCGTCTCGGACATCGAGTTCATGGACAGCCTGGGTATCGACATGGCCATGCTCTCGCTCACTGCGCCGGGTGTCGCGGGCTGGAAGGGGCAAGCGGCGCTGGACATGGCGCGTCGCGTCAATGAATACGCCGCGCAACTTGCCAGTGATCATAAAGGGCGCTTTGGCAGCTTTGTGACCCTGCCGATGCAAGACATCGAAGGTGCCTTGAAAGAGCTGGAACACGCCATGACGGTGTTGAAAGCCGAAGGCGTGATTCTGCTTTCAAATTACGACGGTCTCTACCTGGGCGACGCCCACTTCGATCCGGTCTGGCAGGCTTTGGAAGCCTACAAGGCTGTGGTGCTCATCCACCCAACTCAACCCAGGCTGGAGCTTATCCCTGGCATTCCTGGCCCCACGGCCGATTATCCTTTTGATACGACCCGCGCGGCACTGAGCCTGCTGGCGAATCGAGTACCTGCCAAATACCCTGACGTCAAAATCATTCTGTCCCACGCTGGGGGGTTCATTCCCTACGGGGCTGACCGATTTGCGCAAAGCCTGGGCAATCTTGGCCTGGGATTTACCCCTCAAGAACTGATCAGCCAGATGCAGAACTTCTATTTCGATACTGCACTGTCCGCCAGTGCGACCGTGCTGCCGAGCCTGATGGCGTTCGCGCGCCCCGGCCATGTGCTTTTTGGCAGTGACATACCCTATGCAATCAACGACAAGGTGAAATGGTTCACACGTAACCTGGACACTTACCAGGGTTTCTCCAAAGGTCAGTTAAGTGCCATCAATCGTCAATCCGGCCTGACGTTATTTCCCCATCTAAAAAACTGA
- the mhpT gene encoding 3-(3-hydroxy-phenyl)propionate transporter MhpT translates to MTSLNVTTTTLYMARTISLCFLVALMEGLDLQASGIAAQGMAAAFQLDKLHMGWVFSAGIFGLLPGAFLGGLLADRIGRKRVLMASVALFGLFSLITAMAWDFNSLMIARCLTGVGLGAALPNLIALTSEVAGPRLRGTAVSLMYCGVPLGAALAASIGIAELAGGGWQVVFYVGGVVPLLIVPLLGLYLPESAQFRNARESAPTGVVRGLFREGAALPTLMIWVSYFFTLMVVYILINWLPSLLVGQGFSGRQASWVMLALQFGAAFGTLLLGWVMDRLPAWALSALIYVGILGSLMALGLASRWESMLAAGFVAGFFATGGQCVLYALAPHFYRPSIRATGVGSAVAIGRLGAMSGPLVAGKMLALGTGTTGVMMASAPGIVIAALAMFYLSVRRNGAQID, encoded by the coding sequence ATCAGTCTTTGCTTCCTCGTCGCCCTCATGGAAGGCCTCGACCTGCAAGCCTCGGGGATCGCCGCCCAAGGCATGGCGGCAGCCTTCCAGCTGGACAAACTGCACATGGGCTGGGTCTTCAGCGCCGGGATTTTCGGTCTGTTGCCCGGTGCATTCCTCGGTGGCCTGCTGGCCGATCGCATCGGCCGCAAACGGGTACTGATGGCCTCGGTGGCACTGTTCGGGCTGTTCTCCCTGATCACGGCCATGGCCTGGGACTTCAACAGTTTGATGATTGCCCGTTGCCTCACCGGCGTGGGGCTCGGTGCCGCCCTGCCCAACCTGATCGCCCTGACCAGTGAAGTGGCCGGCCCGCGTCTGCGTGGCACTGCCGTCAGCCTGATGTACTGCGGCGTGCCGCTGGGTGCGGCGCTGGCAGCCAGCATCGGCATCGCTGAGCTCGCCGGAGGCGGCTGGCAGGTAGTGTTCTACGTCGGTGGCGTGGTGCCGCTGTTGATCGTGCCGCTGTTGGGGCTGTATCTGCCGGAGTCGGCGCAGTTTCGCAACGCCCGTGAATCTGCCCCGACCGGAGTGGTCCGGGGTCTGTTCCGAGAAGGAGCGGCGCTGCCGACGCTAATGATCTGGGTCAGTTACTTCTTCACCCTGATGGTGGTGTACATCCTGATCAACTGGTTGCCCAGCCTGTTGGTCGGCCAGGGCTTCAGCGGCCGCCAGGCCAGTTGGGTCATGCTGGCACTGCAGTTTGGCGCGGCCTTCGGCACCTTGTTGCTGGGTTGGGTGATGGACCGGTTGCCGGCCTGGGCCCTGTCCGCGCTGATCTACGTCGGCATTCTCGGTTCACTGATGGCTCTGGGTCTGGCCAGTCGGTGGGAAAGCATGCTGGCAGCCGGTTTCGTCGCCGGTTTCTTTGCCACCGGCGGTCAATGCGTGCTGTATGCCCTGGCACCGCACTTCTATCGTCCGTCGATCCGCGCCACAGGCGTCGGCAGCGCCGTCGCCATCGGCCGCCTGGGTGCCATGAGCGGCCCTTTGGTCGCCGGCAAAATGCTCGCACTCGGCACCGGCACCACCGGGGTGATGATGGCTTCGGCACCAGGCATCGTCATCGCCGCCCTGGCGATGTTCTACCTGTCGGTACGGCGCAACGGCGCTCAAATCGACTGA